The Pongo abelii isolate AG06213 chromosome 20, NHGRI_mPonAbe1-v2.0_pri, whole genome shotgun sequence genome window below encodes:
- the LOC129047398 gene encoding leukocyte immunoglobulin-like receptor subfamily A member 6 isoform X2 — MTPALTAVLCLGLSLGPRTHVQAGPLPKPTLWAEPGSVIIRGRPVTIWCQGNLQAQEYRLDKEGSTEPWGRQNPLEPRNKARFSIPSMTENYAGRYRCYYVSPAGWSEPSDPLELVVTGVYNKPTLSAQPSPVVTSGGNVTLRCGSQEGYHRFVLMKEGEHQLPQTLDSQQLHNGGFQALFPVGPVNPSHRWTFRCYYYYRNTPQVWSYASDPLEILASGVSRKPSLLTLQGPVLALGENLTLQCGSDVGYDRFTLYQKGQRDFLQRPGRQPQAGLSQANFTLGPVSRSHGGQYRCYGAHNLSSEWSAPSDPLDILIAGQFYDTVSLSVQPGPTVASGENVTLLCQSWWQFDTFLLTKKGAAHPPLRLRSKYRAHKYQAEFPMSPVMSAHAGTYRCYGSLSSNPHLLSFPSDPLELVVSGPSGGSSPQPTGPPSTSASHPQDHTVENLIRMGMAGLVLVVLGILLFEAQHSQRSPQDAAGR; from the exons ATGACCCCCGCCCTCACAGCTGTGCTCTGCCTCG GGCTGAGTCTGGGCCCCAGGACCCACGTGCAGGCAG GGCCCCTCCCCAAACCCACTCTCTGGGCTGAGCCAGGGTCTGTCATCATCCGGGGGAGACCCGTGACCATCTGGTGTCAGGGGAACCTGCAGGCCCAGGAGTACCGTCTGGATAAAGAGGGAAGCACAGAGCCCTGGGGCAGACAGAACCCACTGGAACCCAGGAACAAGGCCAGATTCTCCATCCCATCCATGACAGAGAACTATGCAGGGAGATACCGCTGTTACTATGTCAGCCCTGCAGGCTGGTCAGAGCCCAGCGACCCTCTGGAGCTGGTGGTGACAG GAGTCTACAACAAACCCACcctctcagcccagcccagccctgtggTGACCTCAGGAGGGAACGTGACCCTCCGATGTGGCTCACAGGAGGGATATCACCGTTTTGTTCTGATGAAGGAAGGAGAACACCAGCTCCCCCAGACCCTGGACTCACAGCAGCTCCACAATGGGGGGTTCCAGGCCCTGTTCCCTGTGGGCCCCGTGAACCCCAGCCACAGGTGGACGTTCAGATGCTATTACTATTATAGGAACACCCCCCAGGTGTGGTCTTACGCCAGTGACCCCCTGGAGATTCTGGCCTCAG GCGTGTCTAGGAAGCCCTCCCTCCTGACGCTGCAGGGCCCTGTCCTGGCCCTTGGAGAGAACCTGACCCTCCAGTGTGGCTCTGATGTCGGCTACGACAGATTCACTCTGTACCAGAAGGGGCAACGTGACTTCCTCCAGCGCCCTGGCCGGCAGCCACAGGCTGGGCTCTCTCAGGCCAACTTCACCCTGGGCCCTGTGAGCCGCTCCCACGGGGGCCAGTACAGATGTTACGGTGCACACAACCTCTCCTCCGAGTGGTCGGCCCCCAGTGACCCCCTGGACATCCTGATCGCAG GACAGTTCTATGACACGGTCTCCCTCTCGGTGCAGCCGGGCCCCACGGTGGCCTCAGGAGAGAACGTGACCCTGCTGTGTCAGTCATGGTGGCAGTTTGACACTTTCCTTCTGACCAAAAAAGGGGCAGCCCATCCCCCACTGCGTCTGAGATCAAAGTACCGAGCTCATAAGTACCAGGCTGAATTCCCCATGAGTCCTGTGATGTCAGCCCACGCGGGGACCTACAGGTGCTACGGCTCACTCAGCTCCAACCCCCACCTGCTGTCTTTCCCCAGTGACCCCCTGGAGCTCGTGGTCTCAG GACCCTCTGGAGGCTCCAGCCCCCAACCCACAGGGCCGCCCTCCACATCTG CCTCACACCCCCAGGATCACACAGTGGAGAATCTCATCCGCATGGGCATGGCTGGCTTGGTCCTGGTGGTCCTCGGGATTCTGTTATTTGAGGCTCAGCACAGCCAGAGAAGCCCCCAAGATGCAGCCGGGAGGTGA
- the LOC129047398 gene encoding leukocyte immunoglobulin-like receptor subfamily A member 6 isoform X3 has product MTPALTAVLCLGLSLGPRTHVQAGPLPKPTLWAEPGSVIIRGRPVTIWCQGNLQAQEYRLDKEGSTEPWGRQNPLEPRNKARFSIPSMTENYAGRYRCYYVSPAGWSEPSDPLELVVTGVYNKPTLSAQPSPVVTSGGNVTLRCGSQEGYHRFVLMKEGEHQLPQTLDSQQLHNGGFQALFPVGPVNPSHRWTFRCYYYYRNTPQVWSYASDPLEILASGVSRKPSLLTLQGPVLALGENLTLQCGSDVGYDRFTLYQKGQRDFLQRPGRQPQAGLSQANFTLGPVSRSHGGQYRCYGAHNLSSEWSAPSDPLDILIAGQFYDTVSLSVQPGPTVASGENVTLLCQSWWQFDTFLLTKKGAAHPPLRLRSKYRAHKYQAEFPMSPVMSAHAGTYRCYGSLSSNPHLLSFPSDPLELVVSGGAETLSPSQNKSDSKADE; this is encoded by the exons ATGACCCCCGCCCTCACAGCTGTGCTCTGCCTCG GGCTGAGTCTGGGCCCCAGGACCCACGTGCAGGCAG GGCCCCTCCCCAAACCCACTCTCTGGGCTGAGCCAGGGTCTGTCATCATCCGGGGGAGACCCGTGACCATCTGGTGTCAGGGGAACCTGCAGGCCCAGGAGTACCGTCTGGATAAAGAGGGAAGCACAGAGCCCTGGGGCAGACAGAACCCACTGGAACCCAGGAACAAGGCCAGATTCTCCATCCCATCCATGACAGAGAACTATGCAGGGAGATACCGCTGTTACTATGTCAGCCCTGCAGGCTGGTCAGAGCCCAGCGACCCTCTGGAGCTGGTGGTGACAG GAGTCTACAACAAACCCACcctctcagcccagcccagccctgtggTGACCTCAGGAGGGAACGTGACCCTCCGATGTGGCTCACAGGAGGGATATCACCGTTTTGTTCTGATGAAGGAAGGAGAACACCAGCTCCCCCAGACCCTGGACTCACAGCAGCTCCACAATGGGGGGTTCCAGGCCCTGTTCCCTGTGGGCCCCGTGAACCCCAGCCACAGGTGGACGTTCAGATGCTATTACTATTATAGGAACACCCCCCAGGTGTGGTCTTACGCCAGTGACCCCCTGGAGATTCTGGCCTCAG GCGTGTCTAGGAAGCCCTCCCTCCTGACGCTGCAGGGCCCTGTCCTGGCCCTTGGAGAGAACCTGACCCTCCAGTGTGGCTCTGATGTCGGCTACGACAGATTCACTCTGTACCAGAAGGGGCAACGTGACTTCCTCCAGCGCCCTGGCCGGCAGCCACAGGCTGGGCTCTCTCAGGCCAACTTCACCCTGGGCCCTGTGAGCCGCTCCCACGGGGGCCAGTACAGATGTTACGGTGCACACAACCTCTCCTCCGAGTGGTCGGCCCCCAGTGACCCCCTGGACATCCTGATCGCAG GACAGTTCTATGACACGGTCTCCCTCTCGGTGCAGCCGGGCCCCACGGTGGCCTCAGGAGAGAACGTGACCCTGCTGTGTCAGTCATGGTGGCAGTTTGACACTTTCCTTCTGACCAAAAAAGGGGCAGCCCATCCCCCACTGCGTCTGAGATCAAAGTACCGAGCTCATAAGTACCAGGCTGAATTCCCCATGAGTCCTGTGATGTCAGCCCACGCGGGGACCTACAGGTGCTACGGCTCACTCAGCTCCAACCCCCACCTGCTGTCTTTCCCCAGTGACCCCCTGGAGCTCGTGGTCTCAG GAGGAGCTGAGACCCTCAGCCCATCACAAAACAAGTCAGACTCCAAGGCTGATGAGTGA
- the LOC129047398 gene encoding leukocyte immunoglobulin-like receptor subfamily A member 6 isoform X1, translated as MTPALTAVLCLGLSLGPRTHVQAGPLPKPTLWAEPGSVIIRGRPVTIWCQGNLQAQEYRLDKEGSTEPWGRQNPLEPRNKARFSIPSMTENYAGRYRCYYVSPAGWSEPSDPLELVVTGVYNKPTLSAQPSPVVTSGGNVTLRCGSQEGYHRFVLMKEGEHQLPQTLDSQQLHNGGFQALFPVGPVNPSHRWTFRCYYYYRNTPQVWSYASDPLEILASGVSRKPSLLTLQGPVLALGENLTLQCGSDVGYDRFTLYQKGQRDFLQRPGRQPQAGLSQANFTLGPVSRSHGGQYRCYGAHNLSSEWSAPSDPLDILIAGQFYDTVSLSVQPGPTVASGENVTLLCQSWWQFDTFLLTKKGAAHPPLRLRSKYRAHKYQAEFPMSPVMSAHAGTYRCYGSLSSNPHLLSFPSDPLELVVSGPSGGSSPQPTGPPSTSGESMRPLGERGLPQGSLSLPKDRIPLPSRTGLCPRGSEAGLVRGGGSRQREMLGPSLGKEEPG; from the exons ATGACCCCCGCCCTCACAGCTGTGCTCTGCCTCG GGCTGAGTCTGGGCCCCAGGACCCACGTGCAGGCAG GGCCCCTCCCCAAACCCACTCTCTGGGCTGAGCCAGGGTCTGTCATCATCCGGGGGAGACCCGTGACCATCTGGTGTCAGGGGAACCTGCAGGCCCAGGAGTACCGTCTGGATAAAGAGGGAAGCACAGAGCCCTGGGGCAGACAGAACCCACTGGAACCCAGGAACAAGGCCAGATTCTCCATCCCATCCATGACAGAGAACTATGCAGGGAGATACCGCTGTTACTATGTCAGCCCTGCAGGCTGGTCAGAGCCCAGCGACCCTCTGGAGCTGGTGGTGACAG GAGTCTACAACAAACCCACcctctcagcccagcccagccctgtggTGACCTCAGGAGGGAACGTGACCCTCCGATGTGGCTCACAGGAGGGATATCACCGTTTTGTTCTGATGAAGGAAGGAGAACACCAGCTCCCCCAGACCCTGGACTCACAGCAGCTCCACAATGGGGGGTTCCAGGCCCTGTTCCCTGTGGGCCCCGTGAACCCCAGCCACAGGTGGACGTTCAGATGCTATTACTATTATAGGAACACCCCCCAGGTGTGGTCTTACGCCAGTGACCCCCTGGAGATTCTGGCCTCAG GCGTGTCTAGGAAGCCCTCCCTCCTGACGCTGCAGGGCCCTGTCCTGGCCCTTGGAGAGAACCTGACCCTCCAGTGTGGCTCTGATGTCGGCTACGACAGATTCACTCTGTACCAGAAGGGGCAACGTGACTTCCTCCAGCGCCCTGGCCGGCAGCCACAGGCTGGGCTCTCTCAGGCCAACTTCACCCTGGGCCCTGTGAGCCGCTCCCACGGGGGCCAGTACAGATGTTACGGTGCACACAACCTCTCCTCCGAGTGGTCGGCCCCCAGTGACCCCCTGGACATCCTGATCGCAG GACAGTTCTATGACACGGTCTCCCTCTCGGTGCAGCCGGGCCCCACGGTGGCCTCAGGAGAGAACGTGACCCTGCTGTGTCAGTCATGGTGGCAGTTTGACACTTTCCTTCTGACCAAAAAAGGGGCAGCCCATCCCCCACTGCGTCTGAGATCAAAGTACCGAGCTCATAAGTACCAGGCTGAATTCCCCATGAGTCCTGTGATGTCAGCCCACGCGGGGACCTACAGGTGCTACGGCTCACTCAGCTCCAACCCCCACCTGCTGTCTTTCCCCAGTGACCCCCTGGAGCTCGTGGTCTCAG GACCCTCTGGAGGCTCCAGCCCCCAACCCACAGGGCCGCCCTCCACATCTGGTGAGTCAATGAGGCCTCTTGGGGAGCGCGGCCTCCCCCAGGGCAGTCTGAGTCTCCCTAAGGATCGCATTCCCCTCCCCTCAAGGACGGGCTTGTGTCCCAGGGGCTCTGAGGCTGGGCTGGTGAGGGGCGGAGGTTCGAGGCAGAGGGAGATGTTGGGGCCCAGCCTGGGGAAGGAGGAGCCAGGCTGA